The genomic stretch ttatatatgtaaaaacaaatgaaagaaaaaaaaacaaatatgtaacacataaacaaacgacaaccactgaattacaggctcctgacttgggacaggcacatacataaaaaaaatgtggcggggttaaacatgatcccaaccctcccctaacttgggacagtggtataacagtacaacataagaacgaactataaaaatcagttggaaaaggcttaactcatcagatggacaaacatacaataGATGCATTTAGTTATGGAGTTTCCGTCTGttacatgtccattgtccttgacctcaatCTCGTGGTTCAGTGagtatataagaaaaatataagatGGTTCGCAATGTTAGTTTCTCTCTTATTGTGAGTAATAGGATGACAATATGTGGTATGTGCGTATCATGCAAGGTCCTTGACAGTTTTCAAATGACCTCCACTTCATTTCACGGATAATTGAACATGGTTAAGTGTTGAtagtcaagtccatatctcagatccTCTAAGCAAAATATCTAGTATATTCGATGTATGGAAGgactaaggtgtacatgtccaactggcagtaGTCgcctgatcttgacctcattttcgtaggtttttgtgtttttgtatgttttttataacgtactatgcaataggtctactatatttggtgtatgtggATATAGGAAGATATTGTACGAGTGGCAATGAGACGACACTCCATCCAATTCAccataaaccattataggtcaaggtacggtatCAAACACGTAGCAGCTTacctcaaaccgaacagcaaactTTAAAGggccaaaaataattaatagtgtaaaaccattcaaacggaaaacccAACGGTCTATTGTTTATAAAAACGAATACCGAGAAACCTTTATGAATCCCATTttattaaacaaacgacaacttctgaGCAAAAGATTCCTGATTAAGGACAGGTGCAGACATTTGCAGCgggtttaaaagttttaatggtaccaaaccttctcccttatttgaaacaatagtgtaacattgCAACATAGAGAGACGCACTATAAGAAATCAATTGGAATGGTATATCGATTTCAGGTAGCATATCTAGCtaacaggtgtcatctgaccttgacctcattttcatggtttagagttcaaagctattttttttactttttctattcttttctaatactatatgcaattggTCGACTATTTTTGGTTTATTGGACTATTTTATGATGCGTTTGTTAGCTTTGAAAGTTTTATTTGATAGTGaactcattttcacggttcatggctcagtgtaaagtttttgtgttttgttctgtttttcgtAAACTATTCTAAATAGATCAACTAGAATTGGTTCATTGAAGGATTGTAAGCTACATTTCTGCCTTGCATGGTTCATATGACCTTCACACCATTTTCATGAGGGGCCAAATAGTCTGAATGAAAATGAGATGTGCagatgcttatacaactgaaaaCCAATTGCCATTTGCCAACCACTAACGGTTACTTTGCAATCCTACACAAACTCACAAACTATTACATGATaacttacaacaattttcaaagtcaatatacCATGACTAAGAGGGTGGAGCCAAATTATGtgcatggaaatgagatatgccaatgcttaaatacaactgcataccaaatatcatcgACCTACCACTTATGGTTCCCGAAAatctgacctaatcacaaactaatacatgtataataagcaaaagtttcgaagtcaatagaccatgactgagggacagggtcaaataatctccatacggaaatgagatgtaccaaaGATTATACAACTGCATAGCAAATGTGATTGACAGACAACTAGCAGTGGGGTAGCTGGGtaatttttacgtgtacgcccgaaccttggcaaGGGATATGAGGGGTGCCAACCGCTTAATGTTAAAGCACATGCTGGTAGTGAGTTCGAAAGGGACGAAGCCCCCGaaagctatcgagaatgagataccgTAAGGATTCCTATCcgagtaaaaaatcattgatagcaacatacttttgagggattaaaaaaaaaaacctaaaattttcttttgatatttttttcttgatctggaatatttcatgacaatctatgaatgtttataaattgagcatgtaaaataaataattgcataaagaagagtccggctatctgtctatcataaaagaacagaaaaaatgaacgaaaataaatGCTATCAATTTTTTAGATTTagacattagtcatagaaaaagcttcttcggcattttcataaaattcgatgaaggttcgacaagtTATTAATGTagttgaaaaataacaaaatgtaagcccaaactgcttattaattgcagaaagaaatacattttgtccttGAAATGCGGGAAAATCAAAGCTATAATTGCATATGatattgctctgaatactcttcTGATCATAAACAGTTTATGTCCAACTTCcgtaaaatttcacggagagtcattcaaaagactttatccacattcggaacctCAATATTGACGCCGTtttgtctcgcttttgggacataaatcgcaggctcgacaaaaatacaaacagcacatcgagcagatagtgaattgctttaaatataagaaaagtacgtagaattcttagtagataaagacttttacaaaagattcgaacaaatatattaaatgatctatttgagtaaatttggttccttttattcaaaattacaatccattgaaaaaagatgcacaaggctgatgtgcttttgagcatttttttttattctatgtcgactatttatttgttttattttcagaattcaagtgtacgcccggtcATTTTGACGTCAACGTACCTACGCGCATGACTAGTGGTTCGCCATAAACTAggcctaatcacaaactaatacattgttgacgccgtcgccgccgccgacgccggaaacagcattCATGTGTgtccgtcaaggcgagacaataaaattgagatgggaatgtgtcaaagatacaacaacctaATGGTACAAAACTACCGAAGGCTGCAAATACATAAGTCTTCAACAAAACGCGCACCTGGAGGCGGACTTCAGCTGTTCCCTAATTCCAAACCACGCAATGCCCTTTATTGCAATTTGATTCTAGTATCAAAGCAGTTAAAATTGGTATCACAAATATGTAtggtttttattgtatttaattgtttcatTGTTTGAATGTAAACTTATGGTTGACCATTAAGGTTGTGATTTTACaataaagattataattcagtatTGCGTTTTACTTTTGCGCTATATGGCTTTACTAGGCAAATGACGAGTACATTGTGTGAGCACGTATTGTTAGTTTAATCACACTGACATTGTTTCTACTGACCTTCTGTTTGTTCAAGTTGTTTATTGTTGTGTGTGTTTATTATTTGACGGATATCGGATGTTTGTGTATCTTGTTGCGTGATACAATACTTTTAATAATTCATGTTAGTGCATTATAAATAACATAGCGGGTGTTGTAAAAGAACATAATAAAAATCCTAAACACTATCgatatattatttaaaacattaaaagaatGCAGCTTTATAAGTTGGATGtacgaaataaaataaaacatgtaaccACATAAAAAGCATATGAATTCTACAATTCAGCGTAAATTTACAGTCTTTCCATCAGTGTTTGTCGAATATCAGTGCCTTCCTGGTTACCCTGTACCTGATCTGGACCGTTTTGATCATCGTCTCCTATAGCATGTTCGATGTCAAACATTTCATCATCATTTGCAAGGCAAATATTGTGAAGCGTACATCCGGACAAGATGGTTTCAACGATTACCTGCATGTCAACAGCATCCAGCTTTATAAGTCTTCTAAATCTACCTTTAAGGAATCCAAAACTTCTCTCGATGACTTGCCTAGAACTACTCAGCACTTGATTGAACTTTATTTGGTCCCTTGATAGGTTACCGTTGTCTCTAAATGGCTTCATTAGCCAAGCATTCAGAGGGAAAGCTGAATCGCCAATGATGTGCTTTCCGGGAGGAATAACTCCAGGGGCATCTCGATACAGAGGGGTTTGTCGGAGAACTCCTGCATCGTGAGTGCTTCCTGGACATCCTGTAAAAACATACGTGAAGTTCAAACTTGAATCACAGACTGCAAGAAGCACAAGTGATGGATATTTCTTTCTGTTGAAATAAGCTTGTTTGTGCTTCGACGGACATTTTATCTCAATGTGTGTTCCATCGATTGCTCCAATAGTTCCTTCAAGTCTGGACGTTTCGGAAAAGCCGTCTGCAATTTTCTGTAGTCTAACTCCTGTCGGCCAGCTTATCACAAGTGGCATGATTTTAGTGACcaatacatttgaaatatatttcacAGATACGTGAAGCGTTCCCTTTGAAACATCAAATCTATCAGCCATTGATCTGAAGCTTTCCATATTGCCTATAAAATGAATACATATTTAGTTAATAGGATAAGCGTGTTGTAATGCTATAGCTGTATTGAATAAAAAAcgtaagaaatattttatgagTATTTCTGTTTATAGCTGCgttttacttatattttatatCGCGTTGTTATTTCTCGTCTCTGTATACAGAAAAAGATACAATCGATCGAGGTTAGGAAGCACGAATATAAATTATGAACTAACAACGTACGGCTACTTGAAAATCTAGATAATCATTTGTTTTTTCAAGTTTAAAATCTATATAATTTTTCTTAGAATGTGGTTTTCATCATTGACATATCataaataaaatgcttcgctgtgcgcagcctgatacgaccttAGTGGTCGAACTCTGACAATTAGGGGAACATTTTGATACAATGTTCAAGCTTAATACTGTGTGAGTTTTGATTGTGATACTTGGTACAAATTcagagagatccattcacttaaacacaagttattgtctgaaaactagacaaatagatataggaagatgtggtcacgtgagtgccaatgagacaactctccatccagataacaattaaaaaaagtaaactattataggtcaatatacggccgtcaacacggagccttggctcacaccgaacaacaagctataaagggcccaaaattactggtataaaaccattcaaacgggaaaaccaacggtcttatctatataaaaaaaccaacgagaaacgagaaacacgtacaatgtatatattacataaacaaacgacaactactgtacatcagattccttgctTTTGGCCCTTTGTTTGCCCTTAATTCGTGCATGTTTTGGGTAATTgacccaaactcaatcccagccttccctttgtgatatgaaACATAgaggtacaatttcagagaaatCCATAAACCTACACACAAGCCgcattgtctggaaactagaaaaaatcttgttttttggCCCTTACTGTTAAAAATGTTGGCCCCATAACCCATACAATGAATCTCAACCTTTTGCTTGTGGTACTGAACATTGTgttacaa from Mytilus edulis unplaced genomic scaffold, xbMytEdul2.2 SCAFFOLD_2338, whole genome shotgun sequence encodes the following:
- the LOC139504894 gene encoding putative nuclease HARBI1, which codes for MESFRSMADRFDVSKGTLHVSVKYISNVLVTKIMPLVISWPTGVRLQKIADGFSETSRLEGTIGAIDGTHIEIKCPSKHKQAYFNRKKYPSLVLLAVCDSSLNFTYVFTGCPGSTHDAGVLRQTPLYRDAPGVIPPGKHIIGDSAFPLNAWLMKPFRDNGNLSRDQIKFNQVLSSSRQVIERSFGFLKGRFRRLIKLDAVDMQVIVETILSGCTLHNICLANDDEMFDIEHAIGDDDQNGPDQVQGNQEGTDIRQTLMERL